Proteins from a single region of Ensifer adhaerens:
- a CDS encoding 2-dehydro-3-deoxygalactonokinase, producing the protein MTAAYYAAVDWGTTSFRLWIIGEDGSVLAERRSGEGMTTANKAGFHTILERHLAAVDAPSHLPAIICGMAGAKQGWVEAGYLDTPAALADIASHAVAVPDLDRDIRILPGLAQRDRRRPDVMRGEETQLLGAASDLGPGRHLVCMPGTHSKWVRLEDGAVSGFSTFMTGELFDVISKHSILSHSIADAHVFSGDHPAFAAAVAEARTNPALGTSLIFGARAGQLLHGANATDAKALLSGTLIGLEIAGALASAKTIDSICLVASGSLGTLYQAALESLDCPLRVVDADTAVRAGLSTAAQAIWPL; encoded by the coding sequence ATGACGGCAGCCTATTATGCCGCGGTCGACTGGGGAACCACGAGTTTCCGGCTGTGGATCATCGGCGAGGATGGCTCGGTGCTTGCCGAACGCCGCAGCGGCGAAGGCATGACGACCGCCAACAAGGCCGGTTTTCACACGATCCTGGAACGGCACCTAGCCGCCGTCGACGCGCCCAGCCATCTGCCTGCGATCATCTGCGGCATGGCAGGCGCAAAGCAGGGGTGGGTCGAGGCCGGTTATCTGGATACGCCTGCGGCCCTTGCCGACATCGCCTCCCATGCGGTGGCGGTGCCGGATCTCGACCGCGACATCCGCATCCTCCCGGGCCTCGCGCAACGCGACAGGCGGCGTCCAGACGTCATGCGCGGCGAGGAAACGCAATTGCTCGGCGCCGCCAGCGACCTCGGCCCCGGCCGGCACCTCGTCTGCATGCCGGGAACACACAGCAAATGGGTGCGGCTCGAAGATGGCGCAGTCAGCGGCTTCTCCACCTTCATGACCGGCGAATTGTTCGACGTGATCTCGAAACATTCGATCCTCAGCCACTCGATCGCAGATGCCCATGTTTTTTCCGGTGATCACCCTGCCTTCGCTGCGGCTGTCGCCGAAGCACGCACCAATCCTGCCCTGGGGACCAGCTTGATCTTCGGCGCACGCGCCGGACAACTTTTGCATGGTGCGAATGCGACCGACGCCAAGGCGTTGCTGTCGGGCACGTTGATCGGCCTTGAGATTGCCGGCGCGCTGGCTTCAGCCAAGACGATCGACAGTATCTGCCTCGTGGCCTCCGGTTCACTTGGTACGCTTTATCAAGCCGCGCTCGAAAGCCTCGACTGCCCGCTCAGGGTCGTCGATGCCGACACGGCGGTCCGCGCCGGCCTCTCGACCGCCGCCCAGGCGATCTGGCCTCTCTGA
- a CDS encoding F0F1 ATP synthase subunit A, whose product MSNDPTHQFLVNKIVPIEIGGIDFSFTNASLFMVATVGVAAGFLYLTTSQRGLIPTRMQSVSEMSYEFIASMLREGAGSGGMKFFPMVFSLFMFILTANLLGMMPYFFTITSQIIVTFALALFVIGTVILYGFYKHGFGFLKLFVPHGVPGVLLPLVVAIEIISFLSRPISLSVRLFANMLAGHITLKVFAGFVTSLSALGALGIGGAILPLIMTVAITGLEFLVCFLQAYVFAVLTCMYLNDAVHPGSH is encoded by the coding sequence GTGTCAAACGATCCGACCCACCAGTTCCTGGTCAACAAGATTGTCCCGATCGAGATTGGCGGAATTGACTTTTCCTTCACCAATGCGTCGCTCTTCATGGTTGCGACCGTGGGTGTTGCCGCAGGCTTCCTGTATTTGACGACGTCGCAGCGCGGTCTGATCCCGACCCGCATGCAGTCGGTCTCCGAAATGTCTTACGAATTCATCGCCTCGATGCTGCGCGAAGGCGCCGGCAGCGGCGGCATGAAGTTCTTCCCGATGGTGTTCTCGCTGTTCATGTTCATCCTGACGGCGAACCTGCTCGGCATGATGCCCTACTTCTTCACGATCACCAGCCAGATCATTGTCACCTTTGCGCTCGCGCTCTTCGTGATCGGCACCGTCATTCTCTATGGTTTCTACAAGCACGGCTTCGGCTTCCTGAAGCTTTTCGTGCCGCATGGCGTTCCTGGCGTGCTTCTGCCGCTCGTCGTTGCGATCGAAATCATCTCGTTCCTTTCCCGCCCCATCAGCCTCTCGGTCCGTCTCTTTGCAAACATGCTGGCCGGCCACATCACGCTGAAGGTCTTCGCAGGCTTCGTCACTTCGCTCAGCGCTCTTGGCGCGCTCGGCATCGGTGGCGCCATCCTGCCGCTCATCATGACCGTCGCCATCACCGGTCTTGAATTCCTCGTCTGCTTCCTCCAGGCCTATGTCTTCGCGGTACTGACCTGCATGTACCTAAATGACGCTGTGCATCCCGGAAGCCACTAA
- a CDS encoding F0F1 ATP synthase subunit C — protein MEAEAAKYIGAGLACLGMAGTALGLGNIFGSYLSGALRNPSAADGQFGRLVFGFAVTEALGIFSLLVALLLLFAV, from the coding sequence ATGGAAGCGGAAGCAGCAAAGTACATCGGCGCAGGTCTCGCTTGCCTCGGTATGGCCGGCACGGCTCTCGGCCTCGGCAACATCTTCGGCAGCTACCTGTCCGGCGCACTGCGCAACCCGTCGGCTGCTGACGGTCAGTTCGGCCGCCTCGTATTCGGCTTCGCCGTTACGGAAGCTCTGGGCATCTTCTCGCTGCTCGTAGCTCTGCTCCTCCTGTTCGCCGTCTAA
- a CDS encoding LuxR family transcriptional regulator — MIDFSANLSSLTLPDGRSIRGPICCEEDFRRVIAQVADAYGFRGFLVLAVPDTGCSSLSANALMTNYPTAFLQGYDSAGLISGSPVIQRLRRSTIPFTYDAHQLARRRSDGKGDAAICVFEQANMPRGLYLPVADASGHRAAIAFGGDRAVVSNDELQELNLWAGLLYSKYMEVRDRDRRGPGSLSRREVECLRWAAAGKTTSEMAKILALSEYTVNHYLNRATRKLDSVNRVQTVAKAMRAGLIN, encoded by the coding sequence ATGATCGATTTCAGCGCGAATTTGTCGTCGTTGACGCTTCCTGATGGGCGGAGCATCAGGGGGCCGATCTGTTGCGAAGAGGACTTTCGGCGAGTGATCGCCCAGGTGGCGGATGCCTATGGCTTCCGCGGCTTTCTGGTGCTTGCGGTTCCGGACACGGGCTGCAGCAGCCTGTCGGCCAATGCGCTGATGACCAATTATCCGACTGCGTTTTTGCAGGGGTATGACAGCGCCGGCCTCATCAGTGGCAGCCCGGTCATCCAGCGCCTGCGCCGCAGCACCATTCCCTTCACCTATGACGCCCATCAACTGGCGCGTCGTCGCTCCGACGGCAAGGGCGATGCGGCCATTTGTGTCTTCGAGCAGGCGAACATGCCGCGCGGCCTCTACCTGCCGGTGGCTGACGCGAGCGGCCATCGCGCGGCCATCGCCTTTGGCGGGGATCGTGCCGTCGTCTCGAACGACGAGTTGCAGGAGCTCAATCTGTGGGCGGGCCTGCTCTACAGCAAGTATATGGAAGTTCGCGACCGCGATCGGCGCGGACCGGGCAGTCTTTCGCGCCGCGAGGTGGAGTGCCTGCGCTGGGCTGCTGCCGGCAAAACCACCAGCGAGATGGCAAAAATCCTGGCGCTGTCCGAGTACACGGTCAACCACTACCTGAACCGCGCGACGCGCAAGCTGGACTCGGTCAACCGCGTCCAGACCGTCGCGAAGGCCATGCGCGCCGGTCTCATCAATTGA
- a CDS encoding magnesium transporter CorA family protein: protein MITGYCADGTAVVLTPAEPPEKLRPDVIWLDLVEPTKAEDLMMEKLLGISIPTREDLKDIEPSSRLYVEESAVFMTASLVFRSDTDIPGLTDVGFILSGGRLVTIRYAEPRSFTLFKTSMHRFPGGCRDGAVVLTRLLETIADRTAEILEQAVTKIDDLSIDVFGDKAAGKRRPPHYLEARLRDVAGHHRLVAKTRDSLASLSRLLTFVYTVPVVQDDKDTRELCRSISRDIQSLSEHASFISGNITFLLDASLGLINVEQNAIIKIFSIASVVLLPPTLVASVYGMNFRVMPELDWHFGYPWALAAMVISAVIPFFFFRWKGWL, encoded by the coding sequence ATGATCACCGGCTATTGCGCCGATGGGACTGCCGTCGTTCTGACGCCGGCCGAACCACCCGAAAAATTGCGTCCCGATGTCATCTGGCTGGATCTGGTCGAGCCGACCAAGGCAGAAGACCTGATGATGGAGAAGCTTCTCGGCATTTCCATCCCGACACGCGAAGATCTGAAGGACATCGAACCGTCGAGCCGTCTCTATGTCGAAGAGAGCGCCGTGTTCATGACGGCGTCGCTGGTGTTCCGTTCGGATACGGATATCCCCGGCCTGACGGATGTCGGCTTCATCCTGTCAGGTGGCCGACTTGTCACCATCCGCTATGCCGAGCCCCGGTCGTTCACGCTCTTCAAGACGTCGATGCATCGCTTCCCGGGCGGTTGCCGCGATGGTGCGGTTGTCCTCACCCGGCTTCTGGAAACGATCGCCGACCGTACCGCCGAAATTCTCGAGCAGGCGGTCACCAAGATCGACGATCTGTCGATCGACGTCTTCGGCGACAAGGCTGCAGGCAAGCGCCGGCCGCCACATTATCTCGAGGCGCGCTTGCGTGACGTTGCCGGCCATCACCGCCTGGTTGCCAAGACGCGGGACAGCCTTGCCTCGCTCTCGCGCCTGCTGACCTTCGTCTACACCGTTCCGGTGGTGCAGGACGACAAGGACACGCGTGAACTCTGCCGCTCGATTTCACGCGACATCCAGTCGCTTTCCGAGCATGCAAGTTTCATATCCGGCAACATCACCTTCCTGCTTGATGCGTCGCTGGGCCTGATCAACGTCGAGCAGAACGCCATCATCAAGATTTTCTCGATCGCGTCGGTCGTGCTGTTGCCGCCGACCCTGGTCGCCTCGGTTTACGGCATGAACTTTCGTGTCATGCCCGAACTGGATTGGCACTTCGGTTATCCCTGGGCACTTGCGGCGATGGTGATATCGGCTGTCATCCCCTTTTTCTTTTTCCGCTGGAAAGGCTGGCTGTGA
- a CDS encoding Mrp/NBP35 family ATP-binding protein has translation MPEVSKEVVLEKLRTVRGPGMEGNIVDLGLVSDVFISDGKAYFSITVPADRAKELEPMRAAAERVVRDIPGITAAMVALTADRKAAPAGAPVQRPQPSAAPHAGHSHAPRPAGGPPAKAGIPGVGAIIAVASGKGGVGKSTTSVNLALALKANGLKVGLLDADIYGPSMPRLLKISGRPQQIEGRLIRPMENYGLKVMSMGFLVDEEVAMIWRGPMIQSALLQMLREVAWGDLDVLVVDMPPGTGDAQLTMAQQVPLAGAVIVSTPQDLALIDARKGLAMFRKVEVPVLGIVENMSYFIAPDTGKRYDIFGHGGARKEAERIGVPFLGEVPLTMGIRETSDAGTPLVASDPSGEVARVYRDIATKVWEQVSATQKDKSRAAPTIVFE, from the coding sequence ATGCCGGAAGTCAGCAAAGAAGTGGTCCTTGAGAAGCTCCGCACGGTGCGTGGCCCGGGCATGGAGGGCAACATCGTCGACCTCGGGCTCGTGTCTGATGTCTTCATATCCGATGGCAAGGCCTATTTCTCGATCACCGTGCCGGCCGATCGCGCCAAGGAACTGGAGCCGATGCGGGCCGCAGCCGAGCGCGTCGTGCGCGACATTCCGGGGATCACGGCGGCCATGGTTGCGCTGACCGCCGACCGCAAGGCGGCGCCCGCAGGCGCGCCCGTGCAACGCCCGCAACCGTCGGCAGCGCCTCATGCCGGCCACTCCCATGCGCCGCGTCCCGCTGGCGGGCCGCCCGCCAAGGCGGGAATTCCGGGCGTCGGCGCCATCATCGCGGTCGCCTCCGGCAAGGGCGGTGTCGGCAAGTCGACGACCTCGGTCAACCTGGCGCTGGCGCTGAAGGCAAACGGCCTGAAAGTCGGCCTGCTCGACGCCGATATCTACGGCCCCTCGATGCCGCGCCTTCTGAAGATTTCCGGAAGGCCGCAACAGATCGAAGGCCGGCTCATTCGCCCGATGGAAAACTACGGCCTCAAGGTCATGTCCATGGGCTTCCTCGTCGACGAGGAGGTGGCGATGATCTGGCGCGGACCGATGATCCAGTCGGCCCTGCTGCAGATGCTGCGCGAAGTCGCCTGGGGCGATCTCGACGTTCTGGTCGTCGACATGCCGCCTGGCACGGGTGACGCCCAGCTCACCATGGCCCAGCAGGTGCCGCTCGCGGGCGCCGTCATCGTCTCGACACCGCAGGATCTGGCGCTGATCGATGCCCGCAAGGGCCTCGCCATGTTCCGCAAGGTGGAAGTCCCGGTTCTCGGCATCGTCGAGAACATGAGCTACTTCATCGCACCCGACACCGGCAAGCGCTACGACATCTTCGGCCACGGCGGTGCCCGCAAGGAGGCTGAGCGCATCGGCGTCCCGTTCCTCGGCGAGGTGCCCCTGACCATGGGGATTCGCGAAACGTCGGATGCCGGGACGCCGCTCGTCGCGTCCGACCCGAGCGGTGAGGTCGCGCGCGTCTATCGCGATATCGCGACCAAGGTCTGGGAGCAGGTATCCGCCACGCAAAAGGACAAGAGCCGCGCCGCGCCGACCATCGTCTTCGAATGA
- a CDS encoding LuxR family transcriptional regulator, whose amino-acid sequence MPWNARMQDTMTTGMTDADLPRGGDFASEIAKLETQFDIIRYMRRVTQVFGFKTFLICSIPSIDVERLAASTVISNMPAELLNKYDSLSMLRFSTGVRRLRETTTPFQVTLEAWEGEGGKPETAAEYIAMLRENGIFQASYFPVHDAEGGRGAVILMGPLVELPMTVTMELQMIAIHVYNRLAEIGSVWKSSGAALSEREIQCLSWTAAGKTSAEIAGILGLSEHTVNHYLNHVTKKLDAVNRTQAVVKAMKKGYIS is encoded by the coding sequence ATGCCATGGAACGCGCGAATGCAGGATACGATGACGACCGGGATGACTGACGCAGATCTGCCCCGGGGCGGTGATTTCGCGTCCGAGATCGCAAAGCTTGAGACCCAGTTCGATATCATCCGCTATATGCGGAGGGTTACGCAGGTCTTCGGCTTCAAGACCTTTCTGATCTGCTCGATCCCCTCGATCGACGTGGAGCGGCTGGCTGCGAGCACGGTCATTTCCAATATGCCGGCCGAACTGCTGAACAAGTATGATAGCCTGTCGATGCTGCGCTTCAGCACCGGTGTGCGCCGCCTGCGCGAGACGACGACGCCGTTCCAGGTGACGCTCGAAGCCTGGGAAGGCGAGGGCGGCAAGCCGGAGACGGCGGCCGAATACATCGCGATGCTGCGCGAGAACGGCATCTTCCAGGCGAGCTATTTTCCCGTTCATGATGCCGAGGGCGGCCGCGGCGCTGTCATCCTCATGGGCCCGCTGGTCGAATTGCCGATGACGGTGACCATGGAACTGCAGATGATTGCGATCCATGTCTACAATCGCCTCGCCGAGATCGGCTCTGTGTGGAAGAGTAGCGGCGCGGCGCTTTCGGAGCGCGAGATCCAGTGCCTGAGCTGGACGGCGGCCGGAAAGACCAGCGCCGAGATCGCCGGCATCCTCGGGCTCTCCGAGCATACGGTCAATCACTACCTCAATCACGTGACCAAGAAGCTCGACGCTGTGAACCGCACCCAAGCGGTCGTGAAGGCGATGAAGAAGGGCTACATCAGCTAG
- a CDS encoding IclR family transcriptional regulator — MTNEMMVADEGRGETGTGTLGKAIAVLEAVVTADGPQRFTDILARSGQPRGTLHRLLSHLVEEGLLIQRRDLSYEPGLRLLTLAYRSWSANRFRDVAEPHLQRLHELTGETVHLGILRETEIVYVDKVESRQTVRMSSQIGKASPAYCTGIGKAALSLLAQPELEHVLARTAFHPFTSHTHRSAETLRAEVEEIRRDGHAFDREEHEAEIRCVAAPIAIPGSELAAGISVTGPAYRVSMEQLVAWAAPVREAARAIAEEAAIRLGPGRGGP; from the coding sequence ATGACGAACGAGATGATGGTGGCCGACGAGGGGCGCGGGGAGACTGGCACCGGCACGCTCGGCAAGGCGATCGCCGTGCTGGAAGCGGTGGTCACGGCAGACGGCCCGCAACGCTTCACCGATATTCTTGCCCGATCCGGACAGCCGCGCGGCACATTGCACCGGTTGCTCAGCCACCTCGTCGAGGAAGGGCTGCTGATCCAGCGCAGGGATCTCTCCTATGAGCCCGGCCTTCGGCTGCTGACGCTTGCCTACCGCTCCTGGTCTGCCAACCGCTTTCGCGACGTTGCCGAACCACACCTGCAGCGCCTGCACGAATTGACCGGAGAGACCGTGCATCTAGGCATCTTGCGCGAAACGGAGATCGTCTATGTCGACAAGGTCGAGAGCCGCCAGACGGTGCGCATGAGCTCGCAGATCGGCAAGGCCTCTCCAGCCTATTGCACCGGCATCGGCAAGGCGGCGCTGTCGTTGCTGGCGCAGCCGGAGTTGGAGCATGTGCTGGCGAGGACCGCGTTTCACCCTTTCACTTCGCACACGCATCGATCGGCGGAAACGCTGCGCGCGGAAGTCGAAGAAATCAGGCGTGACGGCCATGCCTTCGATCGCGAGGAGCATGAGGCGGAGATTCGTTGCGTGGCTGCACCCATCGCTATCCCCGGTAGCGAGCTTGCGGCCGGGATCTCGGTGACGGGGCCGGCTTACAGGGTCAGCATGGAGCAGCTGGTAGCCTGGGCCGCACCTGTGCGCGAAGCGGCCCGGGCGATAGCCGAGGAGGCTGCGATCCGGCTCGGGCCCGGGCGCGGTGGACCTTGA
- a CDS encoding SDR family NAD(P)-dependent oxidoreductase, whose amino-acid sequence MPAPSVQFHDLRDRCVLITGGGSGIGAALVEGFVRQGARVAFVDIDEQAGAELCARFDDQTGHKPHFIAGDLRDIDAVRHAAESAVASLGAIHVLVNNAARDDRQSLEAVTEESWDESQAVNLRHLFFMSQAVAPHMRQAGGGSIVNFSSIAFLLNMGEIPAYATAKAGIVGLTKSLAGKLGPDNIRVNAILPGMIVTERQKRLWLDDVAIAKMQERQCLKRSLTADDLVGPCLYLTSDCSCGMTAQTMIIDGGAL is encoded by the coding sequence ATGCCGGCGCCCAGTGTACAATTTCACGATCTGCGCGACCGCTGTGTACTGATCACGGGCGGTGGCTCCGGCATCGGCGCCGCCCTCGTCGAGGGCTTCGTGCGCCAGGGCGCGCGGGTCGCCTTCGTCGATATCGATGAGCAGGCAGGCGCCGAGCTCTGCGCGCGGTTTGACGATCAAACCGGCCACAAGCCGCATTTCATCGCCGGCGACCTGCGCGATATCGACGCGGTGCGTCATGCGGCGGAATCGGCGGTGGCATCGCTCGGTGCGATCCACGTGCTCGTCAACAATGCTGCGCGCGACGACCGCCAGAGCTTGGAAGCCGTGACTGAAGAGAGCTGGGACGAGAGCCAGGCGGTCAATCTCAGGCACCTCTTCTTCATGAGCCAGGCGGTCGCGCCGCACATGCGGCAAGCGGGCGGCGGCTCGATCGTCAATTTCTCCTCGATCGCCTTCCTGCTCAACATGGGCGAAATTCCAGCCTATGCCACGGCGAAGGCCGGCATCGTCGGCCTGACCAAATCGCTCGCCGGCAAGCTCGGACCCGACAATATCCGTGTCAACGCGATCCTGCCCGGCATGATCGTCACCGAACGACAGAAACGGCTGTGGCTGGACGACGTGGCGATTGCCAAGATGCAGGAAAGGCAGTGCCTGAAACGCAGCCTGACTGCCGACGATCTCGTCGGACCCTGCCTTTACCTCACGTCGGATTGCTCTTGTGGCATGACGGCGCAAACAATGATCATCGATGGAGGCGCACTTTGA
- a CDS encoding AtpZ/AtpI family protein — MAEKPEESLEARLKQLGDKIEAKKPHASDAAEARAAESRKGYAAAMKLSSEFIAGIVVGAFLGYLLDHFAGTGPWGMIILLLLGFCAGVLNVLRSAGMVATPKAGRGGPENDKKDGDAH, encoded by the coding sequence GTGGCGGAGAAACCTGAAGAAAGTCTGGAAGCAAGGCTGAAGCAGCTCGGCGACAAGATTGAGGCCAAGAAGCCTCATGCGTCTGATGCAGCGGAAGCCCGTGCCGCCGAAAGCCGCAAGGGCTATGCGGCGGCGATGAAGCTGTCGAGCGAATTCATCGCCGGCATCGTTGTCGGGGCGTTTCTGGGCTATCTTTTGGACCACTTTGCGGGTACAGGGCCGTGGGGCATGATCATCCTCCTGCTTCTTGGCTTCTGCGCTGGCGTGCTGAATGTGCTGCGCTCGGCCGGTATGGTGGCGACACCGAAAGCCGGAAGAGGCGGCCCTGAGAATGACAAGAAGGACGGAGACGCCCACTGA
- a CDS encoding cell wall hydrolase, whose protein sequence is MAPAIIGLALYLGFPSVAAYADLATFLSGINRGGERWRMYMTPSPAGSIHEVEMVFADPITTGALDGGAGINMPDGSRVALTSETKHSGTPDEERINRRAKKGRIVAVTPVTPPKDFTAGSILQRTSSLTEPRFEEGEKMVFAKSRIEGKEIEIATAFYRKKPPKADPGVSPMLAKLVTNDKPDILATAYVRPEPDYARESPFDSILREDKNAGRFIPEIAPDDHAWAATVLPSTVFSKEEQACLAEGIYFEARSESLKGQAAVAQVILNRVRNPTYPKTICGVVYQNKSWRNRCQFSFACDMIRDLIYSRSHWKMAKEVAMAVTAGKIWLPEVGSATHYHATYVNPPWAKTMKRVGKIGMHIFYRTYGGGWS, encoded by the coding sequence ATGGCGCCTGCAATCATCGGCCTTGCGCTCTATCTCGGCTTTCCCTCCGTCGCGGCCTACGCGGATCTTGCAACATTCCTGTCCGGCATCAATCGCGGCGGCGAGCGCTGGCGTATGTACATGACGCCGTCGCCGGCGGGCTCGATCCACGAAGTCGAAATGGTCTTTGCCGATCCGATCACGACGGGCGCGCTCGATGGCGGCGCCGGCATCAACATGCCCGACGGCAGTCGCGTGGCGCTCACGTCGGAGACCAAGCATTCCGGCACGCCGGATGAGGAGCGCATCAACCGCCGCGCCAAGAAAGGGCGCATTGTCGCCGTCACGCCGGTGACACCGCCGAAGGATTTCACCGCCGGCTCCATCCTGCAGCGCACGAGTTCCCTCACGGAACCGCGCTTCGAGGAAGGCGAGAAGATGGTCTTCGCCAAGTCGCGCATCGAGGGCAAGGAGATCGAGATCGCCACGGCCTTCTATAGAAAGAAGCCGCCAAAGGCAGATCCCGGCGTTTCGCCGATGCTGGCCAAGCTCGTGACGAACGACAAGCCCGACATTCTTGCGACTGCTTACGTCCGGCCCGAGCCGGACTATGCGCGTGAATCACCCTTCGATTCGATTCTGCGCGAAGACAAGAACGCCGGCCGCTTCATTCCTGAAATAGCACCTGACGACCACGCCTGGGCCGCAACGGTGCTGCCTTCGACCGTCTTCAGCAAGGAAGAGCAGGCCTGCCTTGCCGAGGGCATCTATTTCGAAGCGCGCAGCGAGTCGCTCAAGGGCCAGGCGGCGGTCGCTCAGGTGATTCTCAATCGTGTTCGCAATCCGACCTATCCGAAAACCATCTGCGGCGTCGTTTATCAGAACAAGAGCTGGCGTAATCGCTGCCAGTTTTCCTTCGCCTGCGACATGATCCGAGACCTGATCTATTCCCGCTCGCACTGGAAGATGGCCAAGGAAGTCGCGATGGCGGTCACGGCCGGCAAGATCTGGCTTCCGGAAGTAGGCTCTGCGACCCATTACCATGCGACCTACGTCAATCCGCCATGGGCGAAGACGATGAAGCGGGTCGGCAAGATCGGCATGCACATCTTCTACCGGACCTACGGCGGCGGCTGGAGCTAA
- a CDS encoding potassium transporter Kup, which translates to MTQPHAPSHEPKDLRRLLILGLGSIGVVYGDIGTSPLYAFREALRPVSHDGVTDVEIIGLISLMIWTLTIIVTIKYVLFLLRADNQGEGGTLSLLALLMKSANGHASILFFMGIAGAALFIGDAMITPALSVLSAVEGLKLVTPALSEYVVPIAVVILLMLFAVQSKGTAAVSNFFGPITLVWFLVMGWIGLVHIADDLSIFKAFNPYYAVSFMLSEGYVGIIVLGAVFLTVTGAEALYADLGHFGRRPIQWAWFLIVFPALTLNYLGQGAFVLKNPEAMSDPFFLMFPKWALLPVVILATAATIIASQAVITGAFSLTRQAIHLGFLPRMAIFHTSETHTGQIYLPNVNTLLMFGVMALVFVFGSSESLATAYGISVTGAMVVTTVLSFEFLRVRWNWSGIWAAAVLLPLFVLEFIFLGANMLKIHDGGYVPVLIAATFIIIMWTWRRGTEILHAKTRHIDIPLASFIKSIERKSEHAPVAVPGTAVFLTSDPESTPAALLHNIKHNHVLHNQNFILTIRTANTPKVPKSERVSMQPLSDRFTLLEMRFGFMETQNVSQALGLFRKSGLKFDIMSTSFYLGRRKLVPDAESGMPHWQDRLFIALANAAIDPSDYFRLPTNRVVELGSHVII; encoded by the coding sequence ATGACCCAACCGCATGCCCCCTCCCACGAGCCGAAGGATCTGCGCCGCCTGCTGATCCTCGGGCTTGGTTCGATCGGTGTCGTCTACGGCGATATCGGCACCAGCCCGCTCTATGCCTTTCGCGAAGCGCTGCGCCCGGTCTCCCACGACGGCGTGACCGACGTGGAAATCATCGGCCTGATCTCGCTGATGATCTGGACGCTGACGATCATCGTCACGATCAAGTACGTGCTGTTCCTGCTGCGCGCCGACAACCAGGGCGAGGGCGGCACGCTGTCGCTGCTTGCCCTTCTGATGAAGTCCGCCAACGGGCACGCATCGATCCTCTTCTTCATGGGGATTGCCGGTGCAGCGCTCTTCATCGGCGATGCGATGATCACGCCGGCCCTGTCCGTTCTTTCGGCCGTCGAAGGTCTGAAACTGGTGACGCCGGCGCTATCGGAATATGTCGTGCCGATCGCGGTGGTCATCCTGCTGATGCTCTTCGCCGTGCAGTCCAAGGGAACGGCAGCCGTCTCCAACTTCTTCGGGCCGATCACGCTTGTCTGGTTCCTGGTGATGGGCTGGATCGGGCTTGTCCACATTGCCGATGACCTGTCGATCTTCAAGGCCTTCAATCCCTACTATGCCGTGAGCTTCATGCTGAGCGAAGGCTATGTCGGCATCATCGTGCTCGGCGCCGTGTTCCTGACGGTGACGGGGGCGGAAGCGCTCTACGCAGACCTTGGCCATTTCGGGCGCCGCCCGATCCAGTGGGCCTGGTTCCTGATCGTCTTCCCGGCGTTGACCCTCAACTATCTCGGCCAGGGTGCCTTCGTGTTGAAGAACCCGGAGGCGATGTCCGATCCGTTCTTCCTGATGTTCCCGAAATGGGCGCTGTTGCCGGTGGTCATCCTTGCGACGGCAGCCACCATCATCGCCAGCCAGGCGGTGATAACCGGCGCCTTCTCGCTGACCCGTCAGGCAATCCATCTGGGCTTCCTGCCGCGCATGGCGATCTTCCATACGTCTGAAACCCACACGGGCCAGATCTACCTGCCGAACGTCAACACGCTGCTGATGTTCGGCGTCATGGCGCTGGTCTTCGTCTTCGGTTCGTCGGAATCGCTCGCCACCGCCTACGGCATCTCGGTCACCGGCGCGATGGTGGTCACGACGGTGCTTTCCTTCGAGTTCTTGCGCGTGCGCTGGAACTGGTCGGGGATCTGGGCGGCGGCCGTGCTGCTGCCGCTGTTTGTGCTGGAGTTCATCTTCCTCGGCGCCAACATGCTGAAGATCCACGACGGCGGCTACGTGCCGGTGCTGATCGCCGCCACCTTCATCATCATCATGTGGACCTGGCGGCGCGGAACCGAAATCCTGCACGCCAAGACGCGCCACATCGACATCCCGCTTGCAAGCTTCATCAAGTCGATCGAGCGCAAGAGCGAGCATGCGCCGGTGGCCGTGCCCGGAACGGCCGTGTTCCTGACGAGCGATCCGGAGTCGACGCCCGCGGCGCTCCTGCACAACATCAAGCACAATCACGTGCTGCACAATCAGAACTTCATTCTGACGATCCGCACCGCCAATACGCCGAAAGTGCCGAAATCTGAGCGGGTGAGCATGCAGCCGCTCTCGGATCGCTTCACGCTGCTCGAGATGCGCTTCGGTTTCATGGAAACGCAGAACGTCTCGCAGGCGCTCGGCCTTTTCCGCAAATCGGGGCTGAAGTTCGACATCATGTCGACCTCATTCTATCTCGGTCGCCGCAAGCTGGTGCCCGATGCAGAATCCGGCATGCCCCATTGGCAGGACCGGCTGTTCATCGCGCTGGCCAATGCCGCGATCGACCCGTCAGACTATTTCCGCCTGCCGACCAACCGCGTCGTCGAACTCGGTTCGCACGTCATCATTTGA